A region of Streptomyces sp. NBC_01267 DNA encodes the following proteins:
- a CDS encoding ABC transporter permease, protein MTATVTENVTVATAKVSVARGYRFELVKLVSQWRIRLLVLACWIAPALFVAAVSQQSSLPVDTLFGRWMHATGWAGPLVTLGFAGTWALPLLTSVVAGDVFAAEDRLGTWRHLLVAVRSPRRIFVTKTLASLTVILLLVAGLACSSAVGGLLTVGNQPLAGLDGHLLTPGDAAVKVLLAWVCVLAPTLALAAVGLLGSVTLGRSPMGLLLPALVALAMQLAQMLPLPVAVRLALPGYAFIAWNGLFTGPGRIGPLLIGITVSLVWAVTATVLAYFLFLRRDFTNPTDDGSPRRAITAGVLPLAALAAVTVGVVAGTTTATGSGIEQAKVQRSVATAFAHLYRMQTEQLNRPAVTEAQLKATATCTKGNVSDGAQGPGNDWRCVVSWHLPDVEATGTAVYQLDVAPDGRFVADGDGPKEVNGYFLVRTPNGDTPNPLWQFDADVGLLGTTKG, encoded by the coding sequence ATGACCGCGACCGTCACCGAGAACGTCACGGTCGCCACCGCCAAGGTGTCGGTGGCGCGCGGCTACCGCTTCGAGCTGGTCAAGCTGGTCTCCCAGTGGCGGATCCGCTTGCTGGTCCTCGCCTGCTGGATCGCGCCGGCGCTCTTCGTCGCCGCCGTGAGTCAGCAGAGCTCGCTCCCCGTCGACACCCTCTTCGGCCGCTGGATGCACGCCACGGGATGGGCCGGACCGCTGGTGACGCTCGGTTTCGCGGGCACCTGGGCACTTCCGCTGCTCACCTCGGTCGTCGCCGGCGATGTGTTCGCCGCCGAGGACCGGCTCGGCACCTGGCGCCACCTGCTCGTGGCCGTCCGGTCGCCTCGACGGATCTTCGTGACGAAGACACTCGCCAGCCTCACCGTCATCCTGCTCCTCGTGGCAGGACTGGCCTGTTCCAGCGCGGTCGGCGGATTGCTGACGGTCGGCAACCAGCCGTTGGCCGGCCTGGACGGCCACCTGCTGACGCCCGGCGACGCCGCGGTCAAGGTCCTGCTCGCCTGGGTCTGCGTACTCGCCCCGACCCTGGCCCTCGCCGCCGTCGGACTCCTCGGGTCCGTCACACTCGGACGGTCCCCGATGGGGCTGCTGCTGCCCGCACTCGTCGCGCTCGCGATGCAGCTCGCGCAGATGCTGCCGCTCCCCGTTGCCGTGCGCCTCGCCCTGCCCGGCTACGCCTTCATCGCCTGGAACGGCCTGTTCACCGGCCCCGGCCGAATCGGCCCGCTCCTGATCGGCATCACGGTCAGCCTGGTATGGGCCGTGACCGCGACGGTGCTGGCCTACTTCCTCTTCCTGCGGCGGGACTTCACCAACCCGACCGACGACGGTTCGCCGCGCCGGGCGATCACCGCCGGAGTCCTCCCGCTCGCCGCACTGGCAGCGGTGACGGTCGGGGTGGTCGCCGGAACTACGACGGCCACGGGTTCCGGCATCGAGCAGGCGAAGGTGCAGCGCTCGGTCGCCACGGCGTTCGCCCACCTGTACCGCATGCAGACCGAGCAGCTCAACCGTCCTGCCGTCACCGAAGCGCAGCTGAAGGCCACGGCGACGTGCACCAAGGGCAACGTCTCGGACGGTGCCCAGGGGCCGGGCAACGACTGGCGCTGCGTCGTTTCCTGGCACCTCCCCGACGTCGAGGCCACAGGGACGGCCGTCTACCAGCTCGACGTCGCTCCGGACG
- a CDS encoding ABC transporter ATP-binding protein — MDALLAIRARGITKSFGDVVALDGIDLDVAQGQIHGLAGPNGAGKTTLLGLLLGLAVADSGRLEILGTQVGRALAAPGSISGFVDGPGLYPSLTARQNLAALAALRGRDARTAGIDDVLDQVGLTDVADDRARGFSLGMRQRLGLAAALLTKPRLLVLDEPSNGLDPAGKRHVHGVLDRLASEGTSVVLSSHRMDDLEALCSEVTILATGRVVFSGPLGKLAAENRELDYRVITSDPPAARRLAADTTGIRIVDDTAARSDTEVLLVRALAPALDELVVKLVHAGIALRELAPVVSPLEAAFLALTEQQEAGR; from the coding sequence ATGGACGCACTCCTCGCGATCCGGGCTCGCGGGATCACCAAGTCCTTCGGCGATGTCGTCGCGCTCGACGGCATCGATCTGGATGTGGCACAAGGGCAGATCCACGGCTTGGCCGGACCGAACGGCGCGGGCAAGACGACCTTGCTCGGTCTTCTGCTGGGTCTGGCCGTCGCCGACAGCGGTCGCCTCGAAATCCTCGGTACGCAGGTCGGGCGGGCGCTCGCCGCTCCCGGCAGCATCTCCGGTTTCGTGGACGGGCCGGGTCTCTACCCCTCGCTCACCGCCCGGCAGAACCTCGCCGCGCTGGCCGCCCTCCGAGGCCGCGACGCGCGAACGGCGGGGATCGACGACGTACTCGACCAGGTCGGGCTCACCGATGTCGCCGACGACAGGGCCCGCGGCTTCTCCCTGGGCATGCGTCAGCGGCTCGGGCTGGCCGCCGCACTGCTCACCAAGCCCCGCCTGCTCGTGCTCGACGAACCTTCCAACGGTCTCGACCCGGCCGGCAAAAGACACGTGCACGGTGTCCTCGACCGGCTCGCGTCGGAGGGAACCAGCGTCGTGCTGTCGAGCCACCGCATGGACGACCTGGAGGCGCTGTGCTCCGAGGTCACCATCCTCGCCACCGGACGGGTCGTCTTCTCCGGACCCCTGGGCAAGCTGGCCGCGGAGAACCGCGAACTCGACTACCGGGTCATCACCTCCGATCCGCCGGCCGCTCGCCGGCTGGCCGCCGACACGACCGGGATCCGGATCGTCGACGACACGGCGGCACGGTCCGACACCGAGGTGCTCCTCGTGCGCGCCTTGGCGCCCGCCCTTGACGAACTGGTGGTGAAGCTCGTGCACGCGGGCATCGCGCTGCGCGAGCTGGCCCCCGTGGTGTCGCCGCTGGAGGCCGCGTTCCTCGCACTGACCGAGCAGCAGGAGGCAGGCCGATGA
- a CDS encoding DUF1990 family protein codes for MDQFTYAQVGASREGRCPEGFQPLRVSTRLGTGEDLVRRAGEAVLSWRMHRAVGVSMETQAPVAIEGARVVVGLGMGSWRLRAPCRVVWTAQEPRRVGFAYGTLPGHPECGEEAFVVERRDDGVVWLTVSAFSRPDAWWARAAGSLVPVFQRAYARRCGRVLRRLAAQGGATATS; via the coding sequence GTGGACCAATTCACCTACGCACAGGTAGGCGCGAGCCGAGAAGGACGCTGCCCCGAGGGCTTCCAGCCGTTGCGGGTGAGTACCCGGCTGGGTACGGGAGAAGACCTCGTGCGGAGGGCCGGCGAAGCCGTGTTGAGCTGGCGGATGCACCGGGCAGTGGGCGTGTCCATGGAAACGCAGGCACCGGTGGCGATCGAGGGTGCGCGGGTGGTCGTGGGGCTCGGTATGGGCTCCTGGCGTCTTCGGGCGCCGTGCCGTGTGGTGTGGACCGCGCAGGAGCCCCGGCGCGTGGGGTTCGCGTACGGCACCCTGCCGGGTCATCCCGAATGCGGTGAAGAGGCGTTCGTCGTCGAGAGGCGGGACGACGGCGTCGTGTGGCTGACCGTCTCCGCCTTCAGCCGTCCCGACGCTTGGTGGGCCCGAGCGGCCGGCTCTCTGGTCCCCGTGTTCCAGCGGGCGTACGCCCGCCGGTGCGGGCGGGTGCTGCGGCGGCTGGCTGCGCAGGGTGGAGCGACCGCCACGTCTTGA
- a CDS encoding isochorismatase family protein, with amino-acid sequence MSRGLIVVDVQNDFCEGGSVPVAGGARIASAIADLVEQSAGRDYQYVVATRDHHIDPGSHFSENPDYRDSFPVHCVAGGEGSEFHPHFAPVVTDGKVQAVFFKGARSASKSGFEGADADGTSLADWLNSRGVKDVDVVGIATDHCVRATALDAVAAGFRARVRLDYSVGVAPHTTTAAVDDFRRAGIDVSGETPAPE; translated from the coding sequence ATGAGCCGTGGTTTGATCGTCGTGGATGTACAGAACGACTTCTGCGAAGGAGGGAGCGTCCCCGTCGCGGGAGGCGCGCGCATCGCCTCGGCGATCGCCGATCTGGTGGAGCAGAGCGCGGGGCGTGACTACCAGTACGTAGTCGCCACGCGGGACCATCACATCGATCCGGGCAGCCACTTCTCCGAGAACCCGGACTACCGGGACAGCTTCCCCGTGCACTGCGTGGCAGGTGGCGAAGGCAGCGAGTTCCACCCCCACTTCGCACCCGTCGTCACGGACGGCAAGGTGCAGGCCGTCTTCTTCAAGGGCGCCCGCAGCGCCTCCAAGAGCGGCTTCGAAGGTGCGGACGCGGACGGAACCTCCCTGGCGGACTGGCTGAATTCCCGCGGGGTCAAGGATGTCGACGTGGTGGGCATCGCCACGGATCACTGCGTGCGTGCCACCGCGCTGGATGCCGTCGCGGCGGGGTTCCGTGCCCGGGTACGTCTCGACTACTCGGTCGGGGTCGCGCCGCACACGACGACTGCCGCCGTGGACGACTTCCGCCGGGCAGGCATTGACGTGTCCGGCGAGACGCCGGCACCGGAATAG
- a CDS encoding ATP-dependent Clp protease ATP-binding subunit, translated as MSFPPIGPSGSFGASDPFSDLLNRFFGMSAASSPPAVQRVPIGRLLTESSRELIARASQKAAQDGSEDLDTEHLLWAATQVEPSRSLLARADANPDELAREIEDSLPAGSSTPSAEPGLSPAAKRVLIDAHTRSQAAGSSYIGPEHILQALFDPGNDQAASVAQNLGVDTGRVTRDAKTAALSETGQPPSETPTLDEYGRDLTADAHAGGLDPVVGRAEEIEQTVEILSRRSKNNPVLTGEPGVGKTAIVEGLAQRIVAGDVPKTLEGKRVVELDLAGLVAGSKYRGEFEERLKKVIDEVTSASDKVILFVDELHTVVGAGSGGEGAMDAGNILKPALARGELHLIGATTLDEYRKYVAKDAALERRFQPVQVPEPSVDETIQILEGLRDSYEAHHQVRFADAALVAAAELSDRYVSDRYLPDKAIDLMDQAGARVRLRSRGKSKEVQDREDRLARLSREKDEAVKGEEFDRAQGLKQQIGELENEITEVEERREGVVAVTEHDIADVVARKTGIPVAQLTESERERLLKLEDALHDRVVGQGEAVLAISQAVRRSRAGMGDPDRPVGSFLFLGPTGVGKTELAKALAGLLFGDEDRLVRFDMSEFQERHTVSRLVGSPPGYVGYEEAGQLTEKVRRQPYSVVLFDEVEKAHPDVFHTLLQVLDDGRLTDAQGRTTDFRNTVVILTSNIGSQLILAHKGEVDEIKDELMTVLQGQFPPEFLNRLDETIVFHALTEEDLSSIVDLLLEQSRRRVRAQGFELEVTGAAKKLLVARGYRPEFGARPLRRTIQTELDNRIATMILAGEVEKGDTLVADVADETLQVTARHPEAERPEQEARAAA; from the coding sequence ATGTCATTTCCGCCTATAGGCCCCAGTGGATCCTTCGGGGCATCGGATCCGTTCTCCGATCTGCTCAACCGCTTCTTCGGCATGTCCGCGGCCTCTTCGCCGCCCGCTGTGCAGCGCGTCCCGATCGGACGGCTGCTGACCGAGTCCTCGCGTGAATTGATCGCACGAGCGTCGCAGAAGGCAGCTCAGGACGGCAGTGAGGATCTGGACACCGAGCACCTGCTCTGGGCGGCCACCCAGGTCGAACCCTCGCGCTCACTGCTCGCCCGCGCCGACGCGAACCCCGACGAACTCGCCAGAGAGATCGAGGACTCGCTGCCCGCGGGCTCCAGCACCCCCTCGGCCGAACCGGGGCTCAGCCCCGCTGCCAAACGGGTGCTGATCGATGCACATACCCGCTCGCAGGCCGCCGGGTCCTCCTACATCGGCCCTGAGCACATCCTGCAGGCGCTGTTCGACCCCGGCAACGACCAGGCCGCGAGCGTTGCCCAGAACCTCGGTGTCGACACCGGCCGGGTCACCCGCGACGCGAAGACCGCCGCCCTCAGCGAGACCGGGCAGCCCCCCAGCGAGACGCCGACCCTCGACGAGTACGGCCGCGACCTGACCGCCGACGCCCACGCCGGCGGCCTGGACCCGGTCGTCGGCCGGGCCGAGGAGATCGAGCAGACCGTCGAGATCCTCTCCCGCAGGTCCAAGAACAACCCCGTGCTCACCGGCGAACCCGGTGTCGGCAAGACCGCCATCGTCGAGGGCCTGGCCCAGCGGATCGTCGCCGGAGACGTCCCGAAGACGCTGGAGGGCAAGCGGGTCGTCGAACTCGACCTGGCCGGGCTGGTTGCCGGTTCCAAGTACCGCGGTGAATTCGAGGAACGCCTGAAGAAAGTCATCGACGAGGTGACTTCGGCCTCGGACAAGGTGATCCTCTTCGTGGACGAGCTGCACACCGTCGTCGGGGCCGGTTCGGGCGGTGAGGGTGCCATGGACGCGGGCAACATCCTCAAGCCCGCCCTCGCCCGCGGCGAACTGCACCTCATCGGCGCCACCACGCTCGACGAGTACCGCAAGTACGTGGCGAAGGACGCCGCACTGGAGCGCCGCTTCCAGCCGGTACAGGTGCCCGAGCCGAGCGTCGACGAGACCATCCAGATCCTGGAGGGCCTGCGCGACAGCTACGAGGCGCACCACCAGGTCCGTTTCGCCGACGCGGCGCTGGTGGCCGCTGCTGAGCTGTCCGACCGGTACGTCTCCGACCGTTACCTGCCCGACAAGGCAATCGACCTGATGGACCAGGCCGGCGCCCGGGTACGCCTGCGCTCGCGTGGCAAGTCCAAGGAGGTCCAGGACCGCGAGGACCGCCTGGCGCGACTCAGCAGGGAGAAGGACGAGGCCGTCAAGGGCGAGGAGTTCGACCGGGCCCAGGGACTCAAGCAGCAGATCGGCGAGTTGGAGAACGAGATAACGGAGGTCGAGGAGCGTCGTGAGGGTGTCGTCGCGGTCACCGAGCACGACATCGCTGACGTCGTCGCCCGCAAGACCGGCATCCCCGTCGCGCAGCTGACGGAGAGCGAGAGGGAGCGACTGCTCAAACTGGAGGACGCCCTGCACGACCGCGTGGTCGGTCAGGGCGAGGCCGTCCTCGCCATCTCGCAGGCCGTACGCCGCAGCCGGGCCGGCATGGGCGACCCGGACCGGCCGGTGGGCAGCTTCCTCTTCCTCGGGCCCACCGGCGTCGGCAAGACCGAGCTGGCCAAGGCCCTGGCAGGCCTGCTCTTCGGCGACGAGGACCGGCTGGTCCGCTTCGACATGAGTGAGTTCCAGGAGAGGCACACGGTCTCCCGGCTGGTCGGCTCCCCGCCCGGATACGTCGGTTACGAGGAGGCCGGACAGCTCACCGAGAAGGTCCGCCGCCAGCCGTACAGCGTCGTCCTCTTCGACGAGGTGGAGAAGGCGCATCCGGACGTCTTCCACACGCTGCTGCAGGTCCTCGACGACGGCCGGCTCACCGACGCGCAGGGCCGGACCACGGACTTCCGCAACACCGTGGTCATCCTGACCAGCAACATCGGCTCACAGCTGATCCTTGCCCACAAGGGTGAGGTGGACGAGATCAAGGACGAGTTGATGACGGTGCTGCAGGGCCAGTTCCCTCCCGAGTTCCTCAACCGCCTCGACGAGACGATTGTCTTCCACGCGCTGACCGAGGAGGACCTGTCCAGCATCGTCGACCTGCTGCTGGAGCAGAGCCGGCGGCGGGTGCGGGCCCAGGGCTTCGAGCTGGAGGTCACGGGGGCGGCGAAGAAGCTGCTGGTCGCCCGCGGCTACCGGCCCGAGTTCGGCGCCCGTCCACTGCGCCGGACGATCCAGACGGAGCTGGACAACCGCATCGCCACGATGATCCTCGCGGGGGAGGTCGAGAAGGGAGACACGCTCGTCGCCGATGTGGCCGACGAGACACTGCAGGTGACGGCGCGTCATCCGGAGGCGGAACGGCCCGAGCAGGAAGCCCGCGCTGCTGCGTAG
- a CDS encoding Dyp-type peroxidase, translating to MPEPQPVLDPLTTSSLFLVLTVDPGGEPVVRELLADLTGMQRAVGFGHPDGHLSVVAGLGSEVWDRLVEGPRPAELHPFPELRGPRHHAPATPGDLLFHIRATRQDLCFLLGSEIMTRLRGSVALADEVSGFTCLDRRDLLGFVDGTENPVGQLAADSVLVGTEDPDFAGGSYVIVQKYLHDLDAWNQLPVEQQEQIIGRRKLTNVEIDTLGSHVTLNTITDQDGTERKILRDNMPFGSPGSGEFGTYFIGYSRTPAVTEEMLRHMFLGDGPFSHDRILDFSTAITGTLFYAPPAGFLEDMSDEDELPALAQGSLDIGDLKNR from the coding sequence ATGCCCGAACCCCAACCCGTACTCGATCCGCTGACCACCTCTTCCCTCTTCCTGGTTCTCACCGTCGACCCGGGCGGCGAGCCCGTCGTCCGGGAGTTGCTCGCGGACCTCACGGGAATGCAACGAGCAGTCGGCTTCGGGCATCCTGACGGTCATCTCAGTGTCGTCGCCGGGCTCGGCTCCGAGGTCTGGGACCGCCTCGTGGAGGGTCCGCGCCCGGCAGAACTGCACCCCTTCCCGGAACTGCGCGGCCCCCGTCACCATGCGCCGGCGACCCCGGGAGACCTGCTCTTCCACATCCGAGCCACCCGCCAGGACCTCTGCTTCCTTCTCGGCTCCGAGATCATGACCCGGCTGCGTGGCTCGGTCGCCCTCGCCGACGAGGTATCCGGCTTCACCTGCCTCGACCGGCGCGACCTGCTCGGGTTCGTCGACGGCACGGAGAACCCGGTCGGGCAGCTGGCCGCCGACAGCGTGCTCGTCGGCACGGAGGACCCCGACTTCGCCGGGGGCTCCTACGTGATCGTCCAGAAGTACCTGCACGACCTGGACGCCTGGAACCAGCTACCGGTCGAACAGCAGGAGCAGATCATCGGCCGCCGCAAGCTCACCAACGTCGAGATCGACACCCTCGGCTCGCACGTCACGCTCAACACCATCACCGACCAGGACGGAACCGAGCGGAAGATCCTGCGCGACAACATGCCCTTCGGCAGCCCCGGCAGCGGCGAGTTCGGCACCTACTTCATCGGCTACTCCCGCACCCCCGCAGTGACCGAGGAGATGCTGCGCCACATGTTCCTCGGCGACGGGCCGTTCAGCCACGACCGCATCCTCGACTTCTCCACCGCTATCACCGGAACGCTCTTCTACGCGCCCCCGGCCGGCTTCCTGGAGGACATGTCGGACGAGGACGAACTGCCCGCCCTGGCCCAGGGTTCCCTCGACATCGGCGACCTGAAGAACCGTTGA
- a CDS encoding family 1 encapsulin nanocompartment shell protein: MDNLHRELAPISAAAWADLEQEARRTFTRHVAARRIVDVPETAAGLDLAAVNTGHLDDIEAPASGVRAQLRRSQPVVQLQVPFTVERRQADAVARGAQDADWGPVKEAARLIAFAEDRAVFEGFPAAGITGLRAASSNPALTLPEDPREYPDVISHAVSELRLAGVGGAYTLALSADAYTAVSETSDHGYPIHEHLRRLLDGEIVWAPAIDGAFLLSTRGGDFTLQLGQDLSIGYHSHDAANVQLYFQETLTFLVHTDEAVVAIGPATARV, encoded by the coding sequence ATGGACAACCTGCACCGCGAGCTCGCCCCGATCTCCGCCGCCGCCTGGGCCGACCTGGAACAGGAGGCCCGGCGTACGTTCACCCGGCACGTCGCAGCCCGCCGCATCGTGGACGTACCCGAGACGGCCGCCGGCCTGGATCTGGCGGCTGTCAACACCGGCCACCTGGACGACATCGAGGCACCGGCCTCCGGCGTGCGGGCACAGCTGCGCCGCAGCCAGCCGGTGGTTCAGCTGCAGGTGCCGTTCACCGTCGAGCGCCGGCAGGCCGACGCCGTTGCCCGGGGCGCGCAGGACGCGGACTGGGGCCCGGTGAAGGAGGCCGCTCGGCTCATCGCCTTCGCCGAGGACCGCGCCGTGTTCGAAGGATTCCCCGCGGCGGGTATCACCGGCCTGCGCGCCGCCTCCAGCAATCCGGCGCTGACGCTGCCCGAAGACCCCCGGGAGTACCCCGATGTGATCAGCCATGCCGTCAGCGAGCTACGCCTGGCCGGGGTGGGCGGCGCCTACACGCTGGCCCTGAGCGCCGACGCATACACGGCGGTGAGCGAGACATCGGATCACGGCTACCCGATCCACGAGCACCTGCGACGCCTGCTGGACGGCGAGATCGTCTGGGCTCCGGCGATCGACGGCGCCTTCCTGCTGTCCACCCGCGGCGGAGACTTCACCCTTCAGCTCGGCCAGGACCTGTCCATCGGCTACCACTCGCACGACGCGGCCAACGTCCAGCTCTACTTCCAGGAAACGCTGACCTTCCTCGTCCACACGGACGAAGCCGTCGTCGCCATCGGGCCCGCGACAGCGAGGGTGTAA
- a CDS encoding sirohydrochlorin chelatase, whose amino-acid sequence MTNLIETPHPQVAESAGIAMLLLAHGSLDPQSQESTRTLARAVRLSRACRVEVAYLRYARPRARHVVRTLAETGHDRVIVVPLLLTSAFHARVDLPRALSDTSALVPIVTPVLGSSQGVPDGRLVAALRRRLVELNVAFDAVVVAAAGSSDRGAYASVTAMASALGADLGLPCLAGFASTASPTPGEAVAQLRLAGASRIVVASYCFAPGLLFRRAADSSTAAGAVGVSEPLGDAPELVELVLERFHEACDVQAGTRVSTEQQ is encoded by the coding sequence GTGACCAACCTGATCGAGACGCCGCACCCACAGGTCGCGGAGTCGGCCGGCATCGCGATGCTCCTGTTGGCGCACGGCAGCCTCGACCCCCAGTCGCAGGAGTCCACTCGTACGCTCGCCCGCGCGGTCAGGCTGTCACGGGCCTGTCGGGTCGAGGTCGCGTATCTTCGGTACGCCCGCCCCAGGGCCCGTCACGTGGTGCGCACGCTCGCCGAGACGGGACACGATCGTGTGATCGTGGTGCCGCTGCTGTTGACGTCTGCTTTTCACGCCCGGGTCGACCTGCCCAGGGCGCTGTCCGACACGTCGGCCCTGGTGCCGATCGTGACGCCGGTGTTGGGCAGTTCTCAGGGGGTGCCCGACGGGCGGCTGGTAGCGGCGCTGCGGCGTCGCCTCGTCGAGTTGAACGTCGCGTTCGACGCAGTGGTGGTCGCTGCTGCGGGCAGCAGCGACCGTGGCGCGTATGCCTCGGTGACCGCAATGGCGTCCGCGTTGGGTGCGGACCTCGGTCTGCCGTGCCTGGCCGGTTTCGCGTCGACCGCTTCGCCGACGCCCGGGGAAGCGGTGGCGCAACTACGCCTCGCGGGTGCGAGCCGGATCGTGGTCGCGTCCTATTGCTTTGCTCCTGGCCTGCTGTTCCGCCGGGCGGCCGACTCGTCGACCGCAGCCGGAGCGGTGGGCGTCTCCGAACCGCTGGGTGACGCACCGGAATTGGTGGAGCTCGTGCTGGAACGGTTCCATGAGGCCTGCGATGTGCAGGCCGGAACGAGGGTGTCAACTGAACAGCAGTGA
- a CDS encoding acyl-CoA-like ligand-binding transcription factor — translation MTQGDDARIGLRERKKRETRVALSRATIGLCVQRGWDNVTVEDIAATANVSVRTFRNYFSGKAEAIAAGHLERMLCIADSLRARPATEPLWDSIAHAVRTQFVPQGGTGAGSAHDQRWTDGLRLMLAEPALHGEVVKANASAQEELAKAVAERTGTDVTHDVYPKLVAAVIGAGSAVAVEHCLRADPPTPLAPVLREVFERIAAGLPAS, via the coding sequence ATGACACAGGGAGACGACGCCCGCATCGGACTGCGGGAGCGCAAGAAGCGGGAGACCCGCGTCGCGCTGAGCCGGGCCACCATCGGGCTGTGCGTCCAGCGAGGGTGGGACAACGTGACGGTGGAGGACATCGCCGCCACGGCGAACGTGTCCGTACGCACCTTCCGCAACTACTTCTCCGGTAAGGCCGAGGCGATCGCCGCCGGCCACCTGGAGCGCATGCTGTGCATCGCCGACTCACTGCGCGCGCGGCCGGCCACCGAGCCCTTGTGGGACTCGATCGCCCACGCCGTGCGGACCCAGTTCGTCCCGCAGGGCGGAACCGGCGCGGGTTCCGCCCATGACCAACGCTGGACGGACGGGCTCCGGCTCATGCTGGCCGAACCGGCCCTGCACGGGGAGGTCGTCAAGGCGAACGCGTCCGCACAGGAGGAACTGGCCAAGGCCGTCGCCGAGCGCACCGGTACCGACGTCACCCATGACGTCTACCCGAAGCTCGTTGCCGCGGTGATCGGCGCGGGCAGCGCCGTGGCCGTGGAGCACTGTCTGCGGGCGGATCCGCCCACCCCGCTCGCCCCGGTGCTGCGCGAGGTGTTCGAACGGATCGCGGCGGGCCTTCCCGCCTCCTGA
- a CDS encoding FAD-dependent monooxygenase, which translates to MLACELALAGIRPVVLEKLSVPSEEPKANGLLGQVVRMIDHRGLYERISGEPGPPQPNSAYFMFAAMGLNLSLLQDSPVHGLAAPQQHIVQVLQGRAAELGVEFRRGHEVVGLSQDHTAATVDIAGTDGTYRLRARYVVGADGARSVTRKLSGIGFTGVSYDRRTTRTAHATVPATWVDPTTGALNVPGYGPVLPFLSHRTEHGGFSYAPFPGHPPLVSTTEWDQPRTEAPMSLDELGASIHRVLGADLPLSPPTGEGPHVLRRLTGGNTRVAERFRDRRVFLVGDAAHVYAEGGGPGLNLGLQDAVNLGWKLAAAVLGNAGPELLDSYETERRQAAHRMVVNAQAQSALSAPGSDVTALRELFTELLGHPSTVQHLADLTAGTDIRYAMGGPDAHPLVGRFVPDMELSTPAGAVRLAELTTSARPLLLDLTEDASVAQAFAHCRDQVDIVTAQPGPAAPAVTALLLRPDCYVAWATALPHPDPADPDALRTAAQPWFGVTEPARCEPEPLGTT; encoded by the coding sequence ATGCTCGCCTGCGAACTGGCCTTGGCCGGAATTCGGCCGGTCGTACTGGAAAAACTGTCCGTGCCGAGCGAGGAGCCGAAGGCGAACGGGCTGCTCGGCCAGGTCGTCAGGATGATCGACCACCGAGGGCTGTACGAGCGCATCAGCGGCGAACCCGGGCCGCCGCAGCCGAACTCGGCCTACTTCATGTTCGCAGCGATGGGCCTGAACCTGAGCCTGCTGCAGGACAGTCCCGTCCACGGTCTGGCAGCGCCGCAGCAGCACATCGTCCAGGTCCTTCAGGGGCGGGCGGCCGAACTCGGGGTGGAATTCCGGCGGGGACACGAGGTCGTCGGCCTGTCGCAGGACCACACGGCAGCGACCGTGGACATCGCGGGGACGGACGGGACGTACCGGCTGCGGGCCCGTTACGTCGTCGGGGCGGACGGGGCGCGCAGCGTCACGCGCAAGCTGTCCGGTATCGGCTTCACCGGCGTCAGTTACGACCGCAGGACCACCCGCACGGCGCACGCCACGGTACCGGCGACATGGGTGGATCCCACGACCGGTGCCCTGAACGTGCCCGGCTACGGACCCGTCCTGCCGTTCCTGTCCCACCGCACCGAGCACGGCGGGTTCTCCTACGCGCCCTTCCCCGGTCACCCGCCGCTGGTCAGCACCACCGAGTGGGACCAGCCCAGGACCGAGGCGCCGATGAGCCTCGACGAACTCGGGGCGAGCATCCACCGCGTACTCGGCGCAGATCTGCCCCTGAGCCCGCCCACCGGTGAGGGACCGCACGTGCTGCGCCGGTTGACCGGCGGCAACACCCGGGTCGCCGAGCGCTTCCGGGACCGTCGTGTGTTCCTCGTAGGCGACGCAGCCCACGTCTACGCCGAAGGGGGCGGCCCCGGGCTCAACCTGGGTCTGCAGGACGCGGTCAATCTCGGCTGGAAACTCGCCGCCGCCGTCCTCGGCAACGCCGGGCCCGAACTGCTCGACAGCTACGAGACCGAGCGCCGGCAAGCGGCCCACCGCATGGTCGTCAACGCCCAGGCGCAGAGCGCGCTGAGCGCCCCCGGCAGCGACGTCACCGCGCTGCGTGAGCTGTTCACCGAACTTCTCGGCCACCCGAGCACCGTCCAGCACCTCGCCGACCTCACGGCGGGCACCGACATCCGCTACGCCATGGGCGGGCCCGACGCCCACCCCCTGGTCGGCCGGTTCGTACCGGACATGGAACTGAGCACTCCGGCCGGTGCGGTCCGGCTGGCGGAACTCACCACCAGCGCACGGCCACTGCTGCTCGACCTGACCGAGGACGCATCAGTCGCGCAGGCGTTCGCGCACTGCCGCGATCAGGTGGACATCGTCACCGCGCAACCCGGGCCCGCCGCCCCTGCGGTCACCGCCCTGCTGCTGCGCCCCGACTGCTACGTGGCATGGGCAACAGCCCTGCCGCACCCCGACCCGGCCGACCCGGACGCCCTCCGGACAGCCGCCCAGCCCTGGTTCGGCGTCACCGAACCCGCCCGCTGCGAGCCGGAACCCCTCGGAACGACCTGA